DNA from Lentilitoribacter sp. Alg239-R112:
CGATATTCGCAGGTTCGTCTACATTGGTAGAACAACCAAATAAGCCCGAAAGCTCTATCTACAACTGGTAGTAGTTATTTCTGGATGAATTCGAGATATATTGATCTAATTGGGAAATATTCATTCGTTACCCATGCCACTTTTGCATCTAGGTCACCCGTATTCATAATCACGTAACCAAAGGATGATCTTTGGTTGTTTGCAAAAGATTTTACGAAATCCTCCAAACCAATAACTTCTGGATATTGCTCAAGCATAGCACCATTATTTTTGCTGACTATTGAAACGCACAATTCGCACCTGGTGGACCTATCTAATAGCAACAGCTCTTCCGGCGTTAATACAGCTGCTAAAACTCCTAAAAAGTTTTTACCAGAATACACAGGCATGGTTAGAGGTATAAACGGGAACCCAGAAGTTCTGCCCGCTAGTATACCTCCAATTTGCATCTCATTAGACTTGCCGAGCTTTGCTTTCTTAAAATATCCTCGATCCGACAAATCTAATGGGATAGCTTCTTCTCGCGAACTATCGGCTGAAATTTTACCGTCTTTGTCGATAAACAGGATAGACCGTATATGCCCTGTTTCTTTAACCTTCCGTTTCAACAATAAATGCAAGTTATCATCAGTTAAAATAGATCTTGAAAGTAGGTCACTCAATCCTATCAGAGCTAAACGCCCTTTACCCAGTGCCTTTGATAAATGAGCGTCCATTAATTGGGCGCGTACAATGATTTCACTTTTATCCAAGCGAGTAGACTGACCCGATACGGGTGATATCAATAACAGATATATGAGTAAGCATTTTAGTAGCTTCATAAAAACAGTCTCTTTCCCACCGCATTAGGAATGTTACTCGCCGTGCTGTCTAGTGCTAAATTTAGTACATAACCAATTGTTGGCATATTTTTACAACTTTTGTTGTTTTTTGTGTTGACAACTTTTGTTGTTTTTCGTACATTAATCCTCAACACAGCAAGAAGAAGCCTACGCAAACGCTAGCGCCGATCTGCTGAAACAAGTTGAGGAAATGATGATGAACGTGCAAACGCCAAACCAAAAAATACTGGCTGACTTGGCAAGCGATATCATAGGCATGACTGATGATATTGATCAGCATAGTATTGAAGCAAATCTACGTGCACTTACTCGCTATATGGCGCAATCTTTCACGGACTTAATTGAGCAAGAAGCGGTTGAACACGACGTTATTGTAGATCGCAAGCCGAGTGACTTCTGCGAGGCTCTTGCAGGTGAAATCATATATCAGCTTGAAGACCTTCAAAGCGAGATTGAACTGAAAGAACAGCGCGAACTAGATGCTGTTGGCTATGTCGATCAGAACAATGAACACCGTCACGGACATAAAGAATATGGGGTGCTGTCGTGATTGATCTAGGCACCATACAAGGCACCAACAAAACCCGCCATGAGTGGAAGACAAAGCTTGCTCAAGGTGTTCTGTTCGCAGGTATGTGGGCTTTATTTATTTTAGCAATTAGTGGGGGTATGTCATGAGTGGCGCACAAGAAATATGGGACATGGCAGAAGCTACCGCACAAAGAATGATTGATGAAAAAAATGGCAAGATGCCACCTAAGCTTCAACGTGCACTCGACCAGTTTACTCAAAATAGAATAGCAGAACTTGAAGGCGCAGAAAAGGCGTTAGCAGTCGTAATGGACCAGCTTTTAAAAACTACGACAGAATACGAAAAATTAGGCGGTGATAACGAGCTGGTAGCCATTAACATGAAGCTCTCAGATAGTTTTAAAAGCAAATACAGAGGTATAAACAATGGGTGATAGTAAAGCAACCATAGGCGCATCTATATGCGCTGTCATGGCTGAAATAAAAAGGCTTAAAAAAGCAGATAAAAACGACTTTGCAAAATACCTCTTTACGTCTGTTGATGACTTTAAAGACGAGGTTCGCCCACTTATGGCGAAACACGGTCTTTTAGTGAATATGAACGAGTTATCCCTTGATACGCAGGTCATCACAAATGACAAAGGGAAAGAAACGCTAGTATCCTCTTACAAGTTTTCAATCGAGCTGGAACATGCCGAAACAGGCGATAAGCAACAGGCTGAAAACATTACAATTATGTTGCCGTATACTGGAGCTCAAACAACCGGTGCAGCTCGTTCGTATGCCTTGAAAGAGTGGTTTAAAAGTAAATTTCTGGCTTCATCTGGTGATCAAGGTGCGGAAGCAGATCACAATGAGCAAGCGCAATATTCAACTAAAGACCGTCTCGGTAAGCCAGCAGCTAGGGAGCTGTCAGGCGAGCTTGATAAAGAGCTGAATGAACTGGCAAACAAAAAAGATATAGACGCTCTTCGAGCTTGGTGGCCTGAGCAATATTACCGAATTGAAACCTTGCCCAAAGATTGGGAAATTGCTCTCAAAACACGATGGCAGACAGCAGGTAAGGAACTTAAAGCCAACGAAGATTTAGACAAGATGAGTAATGAGCAGCTTGATGAAATCGCAATGGGTAAGAAGCCTACGGAAGCCGCTTAATGTCCACCAGCCCAAGAACCAAGATCACAGTAACAGACGAGCGTAAAGCGTGGTCTTGGGCTTGGAGAAACAAGAAAAGCCAAATGATGATTTACATTTTGTACGTTGCGCAAGATGCGGTCAGAAACGATGGCCTAACCCAAATCGAAGGCTTCAATATAACAGAAGGTTGCGAAAATGGATAAGGAATCATGGGCAATGAGAATGTTTGATCGAGGTTGCGGATATGAAGACGTGGCCGTGAAACTGGATATTCCTTTATCTCTCGCGAGACTTTGGATGTTTTCGTATTTGGGTGTGCCGCGAGAGAAAATGAAAGCAAACCAATAGGAGAAGATGAGATGCCTTCAATGGTCCAAGTAAACTGCAAAACATGTAGCTTACCGTTCGATGCTAGAACCGCTGACGTTGCGAGAGGATGGGGCAAGTTTTGCTCAAAGTCTTGCAAAGCAAAAGAGCAAGAGAAACGTACAGGGCAAAATAAATCGTACCTGCATAGAAAAAATACCAGACGAGATATCGACGGAGACGACGATGATTACGACCTCTCTTGGGATGCACACAAAGTTTGGACTAACGCCACCCAATAAACCTAACTAAGAGGAAAGAAGAATGTCAGTTCTAAAGCTTAGAAAAAAGCAACGTGGGCCTTGGTGCAGTTACTGCGAAAGCGAACGAAATAGAGCTGAGTTTCGCGGCCTGGGGTTTACCAAATTCGCCTGTCAAGCACATATCAAAGAACTGTATGCAGATGACACGAATTACGAAAATACTAACTTACATTCAACAGAAGCTGAAAATTCAATCGGCTATGTCTAACCCCACCCAATAAACAGAAAGGATAATGAGATGGACACACCAAACCAAAACAACGGACAACTTCGAGCATTTATTGAGCGGATAGAAAGATTGTCAGAAGAAAAGCAAACTATCGCCGACGATATAAGCGAGGTGTACGGCGAAGCTAAAGTGGTGGGTTATGACACAAAGGTTATTCGCAAAGTTGTTGCCATTCGCAAGCTTGATCAAAACGAGCGCATGGAACAAGAGGCGGTGCTTGATACGTATCTCGCAGCTTTGGGAATGTTGCCAAGTGATGAGGCCGCATAATGTCTGATTTTGGCCCAATGATCGATATGCAATGGGACGGTGAAAGTCTAGTCCCATCTAGCCCAAGATGGCAAATAGCCGCTGACAGGCAATTGGTCGTTGGGCAATCATATAAAATCCGTGAACATGCCGAGCGCACCGATAAAGATCACAATCATTATTTTGGTTGTATCAAGAAAGCATGGGAAAACCTACCTGAAAGCTTTGCAAACGATCTGTTTGCCCGTTCACCGGAACACTTGAGGAAATACGCGTTAATCAAAGAGGGTTATGCCGACGCACATCAAATGCCCTGCCCGACCGCTGGCGAGGCTATGAGATTAGCCGCCGCATTGCAGCCAGTAGATAAATATTCAATCGTTGTTACGGATGGTTCGATTGTCACGAGATACACGGCACAAAGTCAAAGCCGTAAGGAAATGGGCAATGAGATTTTCAAGGAATCAAAGCAGAAAGTTTTATTGTTTTGTGCAGATTTAATTGCTGTTGATTTTGATGAATTCACCGACACGTCAGAGTATAGGAGAAACGCAGCATGACCCCATACAGCAAAGAGATTGAAAA
Protein-coding regions in this window:
- a CDS encoding DUF2312 domain-containing protein, which encodes MDTPNQNNGQLRAFIERIERLSEEKQTIADDISEVYGEAKVVGYDTKVIRKVVAIRKLDQNERMEQEAVLDTYLAALGMLPSDEAA
- a CDS encoding ERF family protein codes for the protein MGDSKATIGASICAVMAEIKRLKKADKNDFAKYLFTSVDDFKDEVRPLMAKHGLLVNMNELSLDTQVITNDKGKETLVSSYKFSIELEHAETGDKQQAENITIMLPYTGAQTTGAARSYALKEWFKSKFLASSGDQGAEADHNEQAQYSTKDRLGKPAARELSGELDKELNELANKKDIDALRAWWPEQYYRIETLPKDWEIALKTRWQTAGKELKANEDLDKMSNEQLDEIAMGKKPTEAA